The following proteins are co-located in the Streptomyces sp. NBC_01198 genome:
- a CDS encoding arabinofuranosidase catalytic domain-containing protein yields the protein MTPDTAQAAAAPLVGAASGRCLDVKGGDATPGTVLDIYDCNSQSGQAFEFTSSGQLQTLGGTRCVDASHQQTTPGTAVLIWTCNGQSNQQWRHNSDGSITGVQSGLCLDANGAGTANGTAVILWTCNGQGNQKWSTSTTTPPPTGGSRACDIYAAGGTPCVAAHSTVRALYSSYTGSLYQVRRSSDSTTRNIGVVSAGGQADASAQDSFCAGTSCVITTVYDQSGHGNNVGYQGPGGVGGSDTAASATSESLTVGGSKAYSLYIKPGNSYWRDGHLTGVPTGSAPEGAYMVTSGTHVNSGCCFDYGNSETDRRADGAGAMDAIYFGTSCWFGGCSGSGPWVQADLEYGLYSGGSQSWNSNQRAFTSKYVTAMLKNNGTSRFAIKGANAQSGGLSTLWDGSLPPGYSPMKKQGAIILGSGGDCCNGNTNQSQGTFYEGAIVAGYPSDATDNAVQADIAAAGYR from the coding sequence ATGACACCCGATACCGCGCAGGCCGCAGCGGCGCCCCTGGTGGGCGCGGCGTCGGGACGCTGTCTCGACGTGAAGGGCGGCGACGCCACGCCGGGCACGGTGCTGGACATCTACGACTGCAACAGCCAGTCCGGCCAGGCCTTCGAGTTCACCTCCTCGGGGCAGTTGCAGACCCTGGGCGGCACGCGGTGCGTGGACGCCTCACACCAGCAGACCACCCCCGGCACAGCGGTACTCATCTGGACCTGCAACGGGCAGTCGAACCAGCAGTGGCGGCACAACTCGGACGGTTCGATCACGGGCGTCCAGTCCGGACTGTGCCTGGACGCCAACGGCGCCGGTACCGCGAACGGCACCGCCGTCATCCTCTGGACGTGCAACGGGCAGGGCAACCAGAAGTGGAGCACCTCGACCACGACACCGCCGCCGACCGGCGGGTCCCGCGCGTGCGACATCTACGCGGCGGGTGGTACGCCGTGCGTGGCCGCGCACAGCACGGTGCGTGCGTTGTACTCGTCGTACACCGGCAGTCTCTACCAGGTGCGGCGCTCGTCCGACAGCACGACCCGCAACATCGGCGTGGTCAGTGCGGGCGGTCAGGCCGACGCCTCGGCACAGGATTCCTTCTGCGCCGGCACCTCGTGCGTGATCACCACCGTCTACGACCAGTCCGGCCACGGCAACAACGTGGGCTACCAGGGACCCGGCGGCGTCGGTGGGTCCGACACCGCCGCCAGCGCGACCTCCGAGTCGCTCACCGTCGGCGGCTCCAAGGCGTACTCGCTCTACATCAAGCCCGGCAACAGCTACTGGCGTGACGGCCACCTGACCGGCGTCCCCACCGGGAGTGCCCCCGAGGGCGCCTACATGGTGACCAGCGGCACCCACGTCAACAGCGGCTGCTGCTTCGACTACGGCAACAGCGAGACCGACCGCAGGGCCGACGGCGCCGGCGCAATGGACGCCATCTACTTCGGCACCAGCTGCTGGTTCGGCGGCTGCTCCGGCTCCGGACCGTGGGTCCAGGCAGACCTCGAATACGGGCTCTACTCCGGCGGCAGCCAGTCCTGGAACAGCAACCAGCGCGCCTTCACCAGCAAGTACGTCACCGCCATGCTGAAGAACAACGGCACCTCCAGATTCGCGATCAAGGGAGCCAACGCCCAGTCGGGAGGTCTGAGCACCCTCTGGGACGGCTCACTACCTCCCGGCTACAGCCCCATGAAGAAGCAGGGGGCCATCATCCTCGGCAGCGGCGGCGACTGCTGCAACGGCAACACCAACCAGTCCCAAGGGACCTTCTACGAAGGGGCCATCGTCGCGGGCTACCCCTCGGACGCCACCGACAACGCCGTCCAGGCCGACATCGCCGCGGCCGGCTACCGATGA
- a CDS encoding ricin-type beta-trefoil lectin domain protein encodes MSALSRLFRRLRTSTAVLVGLVLAAGGIVGTVAAPAHAATSITINGASAGRTFDGIGAISGGGGNSRLLIDYPEPQRSQVLDYLFRPGYGASLQILKAEIGGDTNSTSGAEPSHQHTRSDLNCNRGYEWWLMGQAKTRNPNLKLYGLAWGAPGWIGNGNFWSTDMINYLVSWLGCAKQHGLSIDYLGGWNERGYNVSWYEQLRTALNSNGYGSVKIVAADSDWTVANDVNSNQAFASAVSVLGTHYPCGYRSAQTNCSVPSAATSTGKQLWASENGSDDYNGGAQAMARGINRGYIDGRMTAYLNWPVVAAVTPNLPYPTMGLALAAQPWSGYYAIGKNAWVTAQTTQFTAPGWHYLDSSSGYIGGNRNNGSYVSLKSTNNSDFSTVVETMDAGSAQTLNFTVAGGLSTGTVHVWSTKVNSSNPADYFVHAADITPSNGNISLTAQPGYVYTLTTTTGQGKGTATSPAAGNLSLPYSDTFDGYAAGTEAKYLMDWQGAFETVACAGGRSGNCERQMSPQKPITWDALSDPHALLGDVSWSNYTVSSDVLLEQSGYADLIGRANSQDYTTTGGLNAYRLRVSDTGAWSILSSSTNGTTSTLAHGTVASLGTNRWHTLALTFSGTTITAAVDGATVGSVNDYAWAGGQVGYGTAQTETAQFDNLSITPGSGGTGGGTTAAIVGAGSGRCVDVPSASQTSGTQVALWDCNGGANQQWTSTSNGELRVYGGDCLDASGQGTSPGTKVDIWTCNGGANQKWTLNANGTITGSQSGLCLDATGAGTANGTLLELWTCNGSSNQRWTRG; translated from the coding sequence GTGTCAGCACTCAGCCGATTGTTCAGGCGCCTGCGCACCTCGACGGCCGTCCTCGTCGGCCTCGTCCTGGCCGCCGGCGGCATCGTGGGTACGGTCGCCGCGCCGGCCCATGCCGCCACCTCGATCACCATCAACGGCGCCTCCGCGGGCCGGACCTTCGACGGCATCGGTGCGATCAGCGGCGGGGGCGGCAACAGCCGGCTCCTGATCGACTACCCGGAGCCCCAGCGCAGCCAGGTCCTCGACTACCTGTTCCGGCCCGGCTACGGGGCCTCCCTGCAGATCCTGAAAGCCGAGATCGGCGGCGACACCAACTCCACGTCGGGTGCCGAGCCGAGCCACCAGCACACCCGGTCCGACCTGAACTGCAACCGGGGCTACGAATGGTGGCTGATGGGGCAGGCCAAGACGCGCAACCCGAACCTGAAGCTGTACGGGCTGGCCTGGGGGGCGCCCGGATGGATCGGGAACGGCAACTTCTGGTCCACCGACATGATCAACTACCTGGTCTCGTGGCTGGGCTGTGCCAAGCAGCACGGGCTGAGCATCGACTACCTGGGCGGGTGGAACGAGCGGGGCTACAACGTCTCCTGGTACGAACAACTGCGCACCGCGCTCAACTCCAACGGCTACGGCAGCGTCAAGATCGTCGCGGCGGACTCCGACTGGACGGTCGCCAACGATGTGAACTCCAACCAGGCCTTCGCCTCGGCGGTGAGCGTCCTCGGCACGCACTACCCGTGCGGCTACCGCTCGGCACAGACCAACTGCTCGGTGCCCTCGGCAGCCACATCGACCGGCAAGCAGCTGTGGGCGAGCGAGAACGGCTCCGACGACTACAACGGCGGTGCGCAGGCCATGGCCCGCGGCATCAACCGCGGCTACATCGACGGCCGGATGACCGCGTATCTCAACTGGCCGGTCGTCGCGGCGGTCACGCCGAACCTGCCCTACCCCACCATGGGCCTCGCGCTGGCCGCACAGCCGTGGTCCGGCTACTACGCCATCGGCAAGAACGCCTGGGTGACGGCGCAGACCACCCAGTTCACCGCGCCCGGCTGGCACTACCTCGACTCCTCCAGCGGATACATCGGCGGCAACCGCAACAACGGCAGCTACGTCTCGCTGAAGTCGACGAACAACTCCGACTTCTCCACGGTCGTCGAGACGATGGACGCCGGCAGTGCGCAGACGCTGAACTTCACCGTCGCCGGCGGGCTGTCCACCGGGACCGTGCACGTGTGGTCCACCAAGGTCAACTCCTCCAACCCGGCTGACTACTTCGTGCACGCCGCGGACATCACACCGTCCAACGGGAACATCAGCCTGACCGCGCAGCCCGGCTACGTCTACACCCTGACCACCACCACGGGACAGGGCAAGGGGACCGCCACCAGCCCCGCCGCGGGCAACCTGAGCCTGCCGTACAGCGACACCTTCGACGGCTACGCGGCGGGCACCGAGGCGAAGTACCTCATGGACTGGCAGGGCGCCTTCGAGACGGTCGCCTGCGCGGGCGGCCGCAGCGGGAACTGCGAGCGCCAGATGAGCCCGCAGAAGCCGATCACCTGGGACGCGCTGTCCGACCCGCACGCGCTGCTCGGCGACGTCAGCTGGAGCAACTACACCGTCTCCTCCGACGTGCTGCTCGAACAGTCCGGATACGCCGACCTGATCGGCCGTGCGAACTCCCAGGACTACACGACCACCGGCGGCCTGAACGCCTACCGTCTCCGGGTGAGCGACACCGGGGCGTGGTCGATCCTGAGTTCGAGCACCAACGGCACCACCTCCACACTGGCACACGGCACGGTGGCCTCCCTGGGCACCAACCGCTGGCACACCCTGGCCCTGACCTTCTCCGGCACCACCATCACAGCCGCCGTCGACGGTGCCACGGTCGGTTCGGTGAACGACTACGCCTGGGCCGGCGGCCAGGTGGGCTACGGCACCGCGCAGACCGAGACCGCGCAGTTCGACAACCTGTCCATCACACCCGGCAGCGGCGGCACCGGCGGGGGCACGACGGCGGCGATCGTCGGAGCAGGCTCCGGCCGGTGCGTGGACGTACCGAGCGCGTCGCAGACGTCGGGCACCCAGGTGGCGCTGTGGGACTGCAACGGCGGCGCCAACCAGCAGTGGACCAGCACCTCGAACGGTGAGCTGCGCGTCTACGGCGGCGACTGCCTCGACGCCTCGGGCCAGGGCACCAGCCCCGGCACCAAGGTCGACATCTGGACCTGCAACGGCGGCGCCAACCAGAAGTGGACGCTCAACGCCAACGGCACCATCACCGGTTCGCAGTCCGGCCTGTGTCTGGACGCCACCGGCGCGGGAACCGCGAACGGCACCCTGCTGGAGCTGTGGACCTGCAACGGCAGCAGCAACCAGAGGTGGACACGCGGCTGA
- a CDS encoding ricin-type beta-trefoil lectin domain protein yields the protein MSRPLSALLVALVTAALGAAAGLTTAAAAPAASTTALSVMPLGDSITWGVGSSTGNGYRGPLHNELVADGHPTDFVGTLRNGTMSDPDNEGHSGYRIDQIAALADASLARYRPNVVTLEIGTNDLNGNYQVSTATARLKSLVDQITADVPDATVLLASLIVSTSSGEEQHRAAYNQAIPGIVQSEQAAGKHVGYVDMSALTSADLSDSLHPNDGGYQKMADAFHRGVQAADSAGWLHNPASAGAPVVSGITGKCLDVNGGSSADGTPVQIWSCDNAPAQAWSAYPDGTLRAVGKCLDATGRGTANGTKVEIWTCNGGANQVWQTYNGGYRNPVSGRCLDDPASSTTNGTQLQLWDCNGNANQKWTLTTG from the coding sequence ATGAGCAGACCACTGTCCGCCCTGCTGGTCGCCCTCGTCACCGCCGCACTCGGCGCGGCGGCCGGCCTGACCACGGCAGCCGCCGCCCCGGCGGCGTCGACGACAGCCTTGAGCGTGATGCCGCTGGGTGACTCGATCACCTGGGGGGTCGGGAGCAGCACCGGCAACGGCTACCGGGGGCCGTTGCACAACGAGTTGGTGGCAGACGGTCATCCGACGGACTTCGTCGGCACGTTGCGCAACGGCACGATGTCCGACCCGGACAACGAGGGCCACTCCGGCTACCGGATCGACCAGATCGCCGCTCTGGCCGACGCCTCGCTGGCCCGCTACCGGCCCAACGTCGTGACACTGGAGATCGGCACCAACGACCTCAACGGGAACTACCAGGTCTCCACGGCCACAGCCCGGCTGAAGTCGCTGGTCGACCAGATCACCGCCGACGTACCCGACGCCACCGTGCTGCTGGCGTCGCTGATCGTGTCCACCAGCTCCGGCGAGGAGCAGCACCGCGCCGCATACAACCAGGCCATTCCCGGCATCGTGCAGAGCGAGCAAGCGGCCGGCAAGCACGTCGGCTACGTGGACATGAGCGCGCTGACCAGTGCCGACCTTTCCGACTCCCTGCACCCCAACGACGGGGGCTACCAGAAGATGGCCGACGCCTTCCACCGGGGCGTCCAGGCCGCGGACAGCGCCGGCTGGCTGCACAACCCGGCATCGGCGGGCGCCCCCGTGGTGTCCGGGATCACCGGGAAGTGCCTCGATGTCAACGGCGGCAGCAGCGCCGACGGCACCCCGGTGCAGATCTGGAGCTGCGACAACGCCCCGGCCCAGGCCTGGTCCGCCTACCCCGACGGCACCCTGCGCGCGGTCGGCAAGTGCCTGGACGCCACCGGCAGAGGCACCGCCAACGGCACCAAGGTGGAGATCTGGACCTGCAACGGAGGGGCGAACCAGGTCTGGCAGACCTACAACGGCGGTTACCGCAACCCGGTCTCCGGCCGCTGCCTGGACGATCCCGCCTCGTCCACGACCAACGGCACGCAGCTCCAGCTGTGGGACTGCAACGGCAATGCCAACCAGAAGTGGACCCTCACCACCGGGTGA
- a CDS encoding endo-1,4-beta-xylanase gives MSPHNVTTGPPHRRRLPRALAAGVSVALAGASLLALSAGPAQAATSLRGLAEAQGRYFGTALTVSDLGNGNEMNISNAQFDMVTPGNEMKWDTTEPGNGQYNFGPGDQILSYATSHNMRVRGHNLVWHAQLPSWVSNLPAAQVKGAMDAHITTEVNHYKGHIYAWDVVNEPFNGDGSYVNDAFYKAMGTGYFAEALRTAHAADPDAKLYINDYNIEGQNAKSNALYNLAKSLLSQGVPLGGIGFESHFIVGQVPSDFQANMQRFAALGLDVAVTELDDRIQLPASSASLQQQATDYANVVKDCLAVSRCVGVSQWGVDDANSWIDGTFPGWGAATMYDRSFQPKPAYTATVTALGGTSSGGGGTGTTGALHAVGAGKCLDVPNSSTTAGTQVQIWDCSGGANQAWTRTSSGQLAVYSGGSQMCLDAYNNQTSPGTKVEIWSCNGGANQQWSVNSNGTVTGTQSGLCLDVTGASTANGALAELWTCNGQANQHWTLG, from the coding sequence ATGTCCCCCCACAACGTCACCACTGGGCCGCCGCACCGGCGGCGCCTGCCGCGCGCCCTGGCCGCGGGCGTGTCTGTCGCGCTGGCCGGCGCGTCCCTGCTGGCTCTCTCCGCGGGACCCGCGCAGGCCGCCACCTCCCTGCGCGGACTCGCCGAAGCGCAGGGCCGCTACTTCGGCACCGCCCTGACCGTGTCCGACCTGGGCAACGGCAACGAGATGAACATCTCCAACGCGCAGTTCGACATGGTCACACCCGGCAACGAGATGAAATGGGACACCACAGAGCCCGGCAACGGCCAGTACAACTTCGGACCCGGCGACCAGATCCTGTCCTACGCCACCTCCCACAACATGCGGGTCCGCGGCCACAACCTGGTCTGGCACGCCCAACTGCCCTCGTGGGTCAGCAACCTGCCGGCCGCCCAGGTCAAGGGCGCCATGGACGCTCACATCACCACCGAGGTCAACCACTACAAGGGCCACATCTACGCCTGGGACGTGGTCAACGAACCCTTCAACGGCGACGGCTCGTACGTCAACGACGCCTTCTACAAGGCCATGGGCACCGGCTACTTCGCGGAGGCCCTGCGCACCGCCCACGCCGCCGACCCCGACGCCAAGCTCTACATCAACGACTACAACATCGAGGGGCAGAACGCCAAGAGCAACGCCCTGTACAACCTGGCCAAGTCCCTGCTCTCCCAGGGCGTTCCGTTGGGCGGCATAGGCTTCGAGAGCCACTTCATCGTCGGCCAGGTCCCGTCCGACTTCCAGGCGAACATGCAGCGCTTCGCCGCTCTCGGGCTGGATGTCGCCGTCACCGAGCTCGACGACCGGATCCAGCTGCCGGCCTCCAGCGCCAGTCTGCAGCAGCAGGCCACCGACTACGCCAACGTCGTCAAGGACTGCCTGGCGGTGTCGCGCTGTGTCGGCGTCTCCCAATGGGGCGTGGACGACGCCAACTCCTGGATCGACGGCACCTTCCCGGGCTGGGGCGCCGCCACCATGTACGACCGCAGCTTCCAGCCCAAACCCGCCTACACCGCCACTGTCACCGCGCTGGGCGGGACCAGCTCCGGCGGCGGTGGCACGGGTACGACGGGTGCCCTGCACGCGGTCGGTGCGGGCAAGTGCCTCGACGTGCCGAACTCGTCCACCACCGCCGGCACCCAGGTGCAGATCTGGGACTGCAGCGGTGGCGCCAACCAGGCCTGGACGCGGACGTCCTCGGGCCAGCTGGCGGTCTACTCCGGCGGCAGCCAGATGTGCCTGGACGCCTACAACAACCAGACCTCACCCGGCACGAAGGTGGAGATCTGGAGCTGCAACGGCGGTGCGAACCAGCAGTGGAGCGTCAACTCCAACGGGACCGTGACCGGCACCCAGTCCGGGCTGTGCCTGGACGTCACCGGTGCGTCCACCGCCAACGGCGCCCTGGCCGAACTGTGGACCTGCAACGGACAGGCCAACCAGCACTGGACGCTCGGCTGA
- a CDS encoding alpha-L-fucosidase produces the protein MSSSPFQPSRRSLLTAAGAAAAAGLLRFAPEAGATDGPGSYTASWSSVDQHPPAPAWFQDAKFGIYYHWGVFSVPAFGNEWYPRNMYIGGSAENQHHIATYGDPSAWPYNNFIDGARDKAGNLVQFAPKLASQGGSFDPNAWAQLFKAAGAKFAGPVAEHHDGFSMWNSQSNPWNSVRHGPKLDLVGQHAQAIRGQGLKFMASLHHAYHFNGYYDHVPYQSDATLRILYGQQGASAENQLWYNKLVEVINGYQPDLIWQDFDLGLVQESTRLQFLAYYYNQAVGWNKDVVATYKDGFDNKGEVFDFERGGPAGLLAPYWLTDDSISSSSWCYTVGIGYYTAQALLHALIDRAAKGGTMLLNIAPMADGTIPSGQQSILRSMGDWLGRFGEAVYNTRAWTSYGEGPTAMGGGSFSGPKAGTAKDVRFTRSQDNTVLYATALGWQGSTMTITTLNSNQFNATTLKSAQLLNNATGSYVNLPAPTQDGSGLHLAMPGSSAPFTALAYTVKLTFSGQIPSLGSSGGTTSWVKIANVTSGLVLDGGGSVASGSNLKQWNYDGSTNLQWQLVDLGGGYYRIMNRTNGMAADSWGNTANGAPARQSAWNGGNNQQWSLTNVGSNRYQIINRGTGTALDGSGSTTAGSTAVMWAPNSNTNNEWTITGI, from the coding sequence ATGTCCTCCTCACCCTTCCAGCCGAGCCGGCGGAGCCTGCTCACGGCCGCCGGAGCGGCCGCGGCCGCGGGGCTGCTGCGCTTCGCCCCCGAAGCCGGCGCCACCGACGGGCCGGGCAGCTACACCGCGAGCTGGTCGTCAGTCGACCAGCACCCCCCGGCGCCGGCCTGGTTCCAGGACGCGAAGTTCGGGATCTACTACCACTGGGGCGTCTTCAGCGTCCCGGCGTTCGGCAACGAGTGGTATCCGCGCAACATGTACATCGGCGGTTCCGCCGAGAACCAGCACCACATCGCCACCTACGGCGATCCCTCGGCGTGGCCGTACAACAACTTCATCGACGGTGCCCGTGACAAGGCGGGCAACCTCGTGCAGTTCGCCCCCAAACTGGCCTCGCAGGGGGGCAGTTTCGACCCGAACGCGTGGGCGCAGCTGTTCAAGGCCGCAGGGGCGAAGTTCGCCGGGCCGGTCGCGGAGCACCACGACGGCTTCTCCATGTGGAACAGCCAGTCCAACCCGTGGAACTCGGTCAGGCACGGCCCGAAGCTCGACCTGGTGGGCCAGCACGCGCAGGCCATTCGCGGGCAGGGGCTGAAGTTCATGGCGTCGCTGCACCACGCCTACCACTTCAACGGCTACTACGACCACGTGCCGTACCAGTCGGACGCGACGCTGCGTATCCTCTACGGGCAGCAGGGCGCGTCCGCGGAGAACCAGCTCTGGTACAACAAGCTGGTCGAGGTGATCAACGGCTACCAGCCGGACCTGATCTGGCAGGACTTCGACCTGGGCCTGGTGCAGGAGTCCACCCGGCTCCAGTTCCTGGCCTACTACTACAACCAGGCCGTCGGGTGGAACAAGGACGTCGTCGCCACCTACAAGGACGGCTTCGACAACAAGGGCGAGGTCTTCGACTTCGAGCGGGGCGGCCCCGCGGGCCTGCTCGCGCCGTACTGGCTGACCGACGACAGCATCTCCTCCTCCAGCTGGTGCTACACGGTGGGCATCGGCTACTACACCGCGCAGGCACTGCTGCACGCGCTGATCGACCGGGCCGCCAAGGGCGGCACCATGCTGCTCAACATCGCCCCCATGGCCGACGGCACCATCCCGTCAGGCCAGCAGTCGATCCTGCGCTCCATGGGCGACTGGCTCGGCCGTTTCGGCGAGGCGGTCTACAACACCCGCGCGTGGACCAGCTATGGCGAGGGGCCGACGGCGATGGGCGGCGGATCGTTCAGCGGCCCCAAGGCCGGTACGGCGAAGGACGTCCGGTTCACCCGCAGCCAGGACAACACCGTCCTCTACGCCACCGCACTGGGCTGGCAGGGCAGCACCATGACCATCACGACACTGAACTCGAACCAGTTCAACGCCACCACCCTGAAGAGCGCCCAACTGCTCAACAACGCCACGGGAAGCTACGTCAACCTTCCGGCCCCCACGCAGGACGGTTCAGGGCTGCACCTGGCGATGCCCGGATCCAGCGCGCCCTTCACCGCGCTGGCCTACACCGTCAAGCTCACCTTCTCCGGCCAGATCCCCTCCCTGGGCTCATCGGGCGGCACCACGAGCTGGGTGAAGATCGCCAACGTCACCAGCGGACTGGTGCTCGACGGCGGCGGCAGTGTCGCCTCCGGTTCCAACCTCAAGCAGTGGAACTACGACGGAAGCACGAACCTGCAGTGGCAGCTCGTCGACCTCGGCGGCGGCTACTACCGCATCATGAACCGCACCAACGGCATGGCCGCCGACAGCTGGGGCAACACCGCCAACGGTGCGCCCGCCCGGCAGTCCGCCTGGAACGGCGGCAACAACCAGCAGTGGTCGCTGACGAACGTCGGAAGCAACCGTTACCAGATCATCAACCGCGGCACCGGCACCGCCCTCGACGGCAGCGGCAGCACCACCGCCGGCTCCACCGCGGTGATGTGGGCACCGAACTCGAACACCAACAACGAATGGACGATCACCGGCATATGA
- a CDS encoding PRC-barrel domain containing protein, with translation MSDNIWSYGATSGYQADADVIGYKVEASDGHIGKVDKHSDEVGSAYLVVDTGVWIFGKSVLLPAGTVAAIDHDAKVVHISRTKEEIKGSPEFDKEKHTTDSDYHQQVGGYYDTDVTRG, from the coding sequence ATGAGCGACAACATCTGGAGCTACGGAGCGACTTCCGGCTACCAGGCGGACGCGGATGTCATCGGCTACAAGGTCGAGGCGAGCGACGGCCACATCGGAAAGGTCGACAAGCACTCCGACGAGGTCGGCAGTGCCTACCTGGTGGTCGACACCGGGGTGTGGATCTTCGGCAAGTCGGTCCTGCTGCCGGCCGGTACGGTCGCGGCCATCGACCACGATGCCAAGGTGGTGCACATCTCCCGGACCAAGGAAGAGATCAAGGGATCGCCCGAGTTCGACAAGGAGAAGCACACCACCGACTCGGACTACCACCAGCAGGTCGGCGGCTACTACGACACGGACGTCACCCGCGGGTGA
- a CDS encoding glycoside hydrolase family 27 protein — protein MRLFTARAKRPAQPSAPRSLRRTLALTTSVVLLSAVAPLATLGAAQPAAALGNGLALTPQMGFNDWNAYGCNVSESLIKSTAQAMHSNGMQAAGYTYVNIDDCWMTHSRDSGGHLVPDSAKFPDGIKGTADYVHSLGLKLGIYEDAGTATCAGYPGSLGHETTDAQSFASWGVDYLKYDNCNNSGVNAQSRYTAMRDALASTGRPILYSLCNWGQDNVWTWGAGVGNSWRTTGDIQASYSSMLSIFHSNVGLASYAGPGHWNDPDMLEVGNGSLTATENRTEFSLWSEMAAPLIAGTNIASASSATLSTLTNSRVIAVDQDPLGKQGTMVSSSGGLDVLAKPLANGDVSVALFNETGSTATISTTAAAIGKTGASSYNLTDLWSGAASSTAGTISASVPAHGTVMYRVAGGTTGGGTGTGTTGALHAVGAGKCLDVPNSSTTAGTQVQIWSCGGGANQTWTRTSSGQLAVYSGGSQMCLDAYNNQTAPGTKVEIWTCNGQPNQQWTVNSNGTVTGTQSGLCLDVTGASTANGALAELWTCNGQSNQQWSLS, from the coding sequence ATGCGCCTGTTCACCGCACGAGCCAAGCGTCCAGCCCAGCCGTCCGCGCCCCGGTCCCTCCGCAGGACGTTAGCGCTCACAACCTCTGTGGTGCTGCTCTCCGCGGTCGCGCCCCTGGCCACCCTGGGCGCGGCCCAGCCCGCCGCCGCACTGGGCAACGGACTCGCTCTGACGCCGCAGATGGGGTTCAACGACTGGAACGCCTACGGGTGCAACGTGTCGGAGTCGCTGATCAAGTCCACGGCGCAGGCCATGCACAGCAACGGAATGCAGGCCGCGGGCTACACGTACGTCAACATCGACGACTGTTGGATGACCCACTCACGCGACAGCGGCGGGCATCTCGTCCCCGACTCCGCGAAATTCCCCGACGGGATCAAGGGCACCGCGGACTACGTGCACTCTCTCGGCCTGAAGCTGGGCATCTACGAGGACGCGGGAACGGCGACCTGCGCCGGATACCCCGGCAGCCTCGGTCACGAGACCACCGACGCGCAGTCGTTCGCGTCGTGGGGTGTGGACTACCTGAAGTACGACAACTGCAACAACTCCGGGGTGAACGCCCAGTCCCGCTACACCGCCATGCGCGACGCCCTGGCCTCGACCGGCCGCCCCATCCTCTACAGCCTGTGCAACTGGGGCCAGGACAACGTGTGGACCTGGGGGGCCGGTGTCGGCAACAGCTGGCGTACCACCGGTGACATCCAGGCCAGCTACTCCAGCATGCTGTCCATCTTCCACAGCAACGTGGGCCTGGCCTCCTACGCCGGGCCCGGGCACTGGAACGACCCGGACATGCTGGAGGTCGGCAACGGCTCGCTCACCGCGACCGAGAACCGCACGGAGTTCAGCCTGTGGTCGGAGATGGCCGCACCGCTGATCGCCGGCACCAACATCGCCTCGGCCAGCTCGGCCACCCTGTCCACGCTGACCAACTCCCGGGTGATCGCGGTCGACCAGGACCCGCTGGGCAAGCAGGGCACGATGGTCTCCTCCTCCGGTGGCCTGGACGTCCTGGCCAAGCCGCTGGCAAACGGCGACGTGTCCGTGGCGCTGTTCAACGAGACCGGGTCGACGGCGACCATCAGCACCACAGCCGCCGCCATCGGCAAGACCGGTGCGTCGAGCTACAACCTCACCGACCTGTGGTCGGGAGCCGCCTCCAGCACCGCGGGCACCATCAGCGCCTCGGTGCCGGCGCACGGCACGGTGATGTACCGGGTCGCCGGCGGGACGACCGGCGGCGGAACCGGGACCGGCACCACCGGTGCGCTGCACGCGGTGGGTGCGGGGAAGTGCCTCGACGTGCCGAACTCGTCCACCACCGCGGGCACCCAGGTGCAGATCTGGAGCTGCGGCGGCGGCGCCAACCAGACCTGGACGCGTACGTCCTCGGGTCAGCTGGCGGTCTACTCCGGCGGCAGCCAGATGTGCCTGGACGCCTACAACAACCAGACGGCGCCAGGCACCAAGGTGGAGATCTGGACCTGCAACGGGCAACCCAACCAGCAGTGGACCGTCAACTCCAACGGTACGGTCACCGGCACCCAGTCCGGGCTGTGCCTCGATGTCACCGGCGCGTCCACCGCCAACGGCGCCCTGGCCGAGCTGTGGACCTGCAACGGTCAGTCCAACCAGCAGTGGTCGTTGAGCTGA